The Verrucomicrobiales bacterium genome has a window encoding:
- a CDS encoding M14 family metallocarboxypeptidase has translation MSTDAPTPSPSDSRLQLNRGGYFGERIDIAGVLPRIETIAIRQGWTPDPIDCPNGTRIAAFRKGNAQARANVYLSAGIHGDEPAGPIAVERLLEQAEWPTRFNYWLVPCLNPFGFERNTREGLGGIDLNRDYLNPRTPVTSGHIDWLARQPRFDLALLLHEDWEANGFYLYELNPDSQPSLANVMIEAVRKVCPIEHAEEVDGRQAAGGMIRFVGSIPEREEWPEALHLIYHKTRHNYTLEGPSDYPLALRVNALVTAVNAALQHFEPHG, from the coding sequence ATGTCGACCGACGCCCCCACGCCCTCCCCGTCCGACAGTAGACTCCAACTCAACCGAGGGGGCTACTTCGGCGAGCGCATCGACATCGCCGGGGTGCTGCCTCGAATCGAGACGATTGCCATCCGACAGGGATGGACCCCAGACCCGATTGATTGTCCCAATGGGACCCGGATAGCCGCGTTCCGCAAAGGGAATGCTCAGGCTCGCGCCAATGTATATCTGTCCGCCGGCATTCATGGCGATGAACCGGCCGGCCCCATCGCGGTCGAACGCCTCCTCGAACAGGCCGAGTGGCCGACCCGCTTCAATTACTGGTTGGTTCCCTGCCTCAATCCATTTGGGTTCGAGAGAAACACCCGCGAAGGACTGGGCGGTATCGACCTCAACCGCGACTACCTCAACCCTCGAACGCCAGTCACCTCAGGCCATATCGATTGGCTGGCCCGTCAACCCCGGTTTGACCTGGCTCTGCTGCTGCACGAGGACTGGGAAGCCAACGGCTTCTACCTCTACGAACTCAACCCTGACAGCCAACCCTCTCTCGCGAACGTGATGATCGAGGCCGTGCGAAAGGTCTGTCCGATCGAGCATGCCGAGGAGGTAGATGGACGCCAAGCGGCCGGCGGGATGATCCGATTTGTTGGAAGCATTCCAGAGCGCGAGGAATGGCCAGAAGCATTGCATCTGATCTACCACAAGACGCGCCACAACTACACCTTGGAGGGACCTTCGGACTACCCGTTAGCCCTGCGTGTGAACGCCCTAGTGACCGCCGTCAACGCCGCTTTGCAGCATTTTGAGCCGCACGGTTAG
- the bioB gene encoding biotin synthase BioB, with protein MMTEALDGTHHERLAALGNRVLAGGEISRDEAAYLFGLKSTSDIFDLLAWANRIREHFKGNKIHLCSIVNAKAGGCSENCSFCAQSSFHQTGSPKYGFVDPEPVDAASDEASRNGVTAVGLVAAWKGLNEGPMLDEVCDRIREMAQGGKVRPDASLGIIKNPRVAERLKEAGLECYGHNLESSRRFFPKHCTTHSYEDRIETIKHLKNAGLKICSGGIIGMGETWEDRLDLAFSLKEIGANVVPINILNPIAGTPFANNPALPPMEILQTIACFRFILPRQEIMVAGGRTVNLRDLQSMVFTAGASALMVGNYLTTLNQPVEKDLQMLKDLGLDPDWENHGFADQSVPITFTQRAPSREAAVTV; from the coding sequence ATGATGACGGAAGCACTTGACGGGACACATCACGAACGGCTGGCGGCGCTGGGAAACCGGGTTCTCGCCGGCGGCGAAATCTCCCGCGACGAAGCGGCCTACCTTTTTGGACTGAAGTCCACGTCCGACATCTTTGATTTGCTCGCCTGGGCCAACCGCATCCGGGAACATTTCAAGGGGAACAAGATTCACCTGTGCTCCATTGTAAACGCCAAAGCCGGCGGATGTTCTGAGAATTGCTCCTTCTGCGCACAGTCGTCTTTTCATCAGACCGGATCGCCCAAGTACGGGTTTGTGGATCCCGAACCCGTCGACGCCGCGTCCGACGAGGCCAGCCGGAACGGTGTCACCGCGGTCGGATTGGTGGCCGCCTGGAAGGGACTGAACGAAGGCCCCATGCTCGACGAGGTCTGCGACCGCATTCGCGAGATGGCGCAAGGCGGGAAAGTAAGACCGGACGCCTCCTTGGGGATCATCAAGAACCCTCGGGTCGCGGAGCGACTGAAAGAAGCCGGGCTCGAGTGCTACGGACACAACCTGGAGAGTTCGCGCCGCTTCTTTCCGAAGCACTGCACCACCCATAGCTACGAAGATCGAATCGAAACGATCAAGCACCTGAAGAATGCCGGCCTGAAAATTTGTTCGGGTGGGATCATTGGAATGGGTGAGACCTGGGAAGATCGCCTGGACCTGGCGTTTTCCCTGAAGGAGATCGGAGCGAATGTCGTTCCCATCAACATTTTGAACCCCATCGCAGGCACTCCGTTCGCGAACAACCCCGCGCTGCCGCCGATGGAGATCCTCCAAACCATCGCCTGCTTCCGGTTTATCCTCCCCCGTCAGGAGATCATGGTCGCCGGCGGCCGCACCGTGAATCTGCGCGACCTGCAAAGCATGGTGTTCACGGCGGGAGCAAGTGCACTCATGGTAGGAAACTATCTCACCACGCTGAACCAACCCGTGGAGAAAGATCTCCAGATGCTGAAGGATCTGGGACTCGATCCAGACTGGGAGAACCATGGCTTCGCTGATCAATCGGTTCCCATCACTTTCACCCAACGCGCGCCCTCTCGCGAGGCCGCTGTGACCGTTTAA
- a CDS encoding fumarylacetoacetate hydrolase family protein, with the protein MAAIGRFQKGDEIFHAKVVDGELFRLQGDVFGSPSFEKKPTPFKGLRTLTPVNPSKVIAVGLNYADHAREANKPIPKQPLFWLKAPTSLIPDGLKIEIPFTTHHVDFEAELAIVIGRRVRNVTPAAAARYIFGYTAAQDVSDRTIQNAESQWARAKSFDTFTPLGPYVETKIDPHDLTIQLFQNGQLRQNSNTSQLIFNCFDLVSFISTNMTLLPGDVILTGTPSGVGPIESGDRLEVRIQGLAPLVNTVK; encoded by the coding sequence ATGGCAGCTATCGGGCGATTTCAAAAGGGCGACGAGATTTTTCACGCCAAGGTGGTAGATGGCGAACTGTTCCGCTTGCAAGGGGACGTTTTCGGCTCTCCCTCCTTCGAAAAGAAACCAACTCCTTTCAAGGGGTTGCGAACCCTCACGCCTGTCAATCCCTCCAAGGTGATTGCTGTCGGGCTGAACTACGCCGACCATGCCCGGGAGGCCAACAAACCGATCCCCAAACAGCCTCTATTCTGGCTCAAAGCGCCCACTTCTCTGATCCCAGATGGCCTCAAAATCGAGATCCCATTCACCACGCATCACGTTGATTTTGAAGCAGAACTGGCGATTGTGATCGGCCGTCGAGTCCGCAATGTCACTCCGGCAGCTGCTGCGCGCTACATCTTTGGCTACACCGCCGCCCAGGACGTAAGCGATCGCACGATCCAGAATGCCGAAAGTCAGTGGGCCCGGGCTAAGTCCTTCGATACCTTCACCCCGCTGGGGCCTTACGTGGAAACGAAGATCGACCCGCATGATCTTACCATCCAGCTCTTTCAGAACGGGCAACTTCGACAGAACTCCAACACGAGCCAGTTAATTTTTAACTGTTTCGACTTGGTCAGCTTCATCTCGACGAACATGACCCTGCTCCCCGGAGACGTCATCCTAACCGGCACACCGAGCGGTGTCGGACCGATCGAAAGCGGCGACCGTCTGGAAGTCCGGATCCAAGGCCTAGCCCCCCTGGTCAATACCGTGAAGTAA